The Daucus carota subsp. sativus chromosome 9, DH1 v3.0, whole genome shotgun sequence genome window below encodes:
- the LOC108200529 gene encoding uncharacterized protein LOC108200529 — protein sequence MVAEPWLMKMRSNVSANVKQALLLEAPKKGNKRQEPKQIIGILSFEVANVMSKTVILHKSLVDNEIVKLKGEIFNSDGIKALISNDEVYLFELALAEKVDELNRVAEVVSRLGRKCSIPALQGFEHVYGDIVGGVIEVREMGFLVKDMEGMIKKMEKYVNSTAKLYGEMEVLGELEQSIKKFQRVQYEESRRAFEQKLVCRKEDVRHLKEISLWNQTYDKVVDLLARTVCTLYVRICHVFGRPVMKGEFAGSSISGARFHLNGSAHVKEECGMKPGQVDVLLGNSVSVSRALSKTYSYNHSGLMEKGLADRRELNFRPEVASQRGDVSLFRAPSHFACGFGPGRLLLECLSVSSSASKVDDNDDDSVGYDDRMSQVSGCCSISSGVKKGNSNQSDCFSQSLQSSMTNNPKSGPKNRLMTYAPQSTVGGSALALHYANVVIIIEKLLRYPHLVGVEARDDLYSMLPASLKLSLKISIKSYIKDLAIFDAPLAHGWKERLDQILKWLAPMAHNMIRWQSERNFEQQQQIVTLTNVLLLQTLYFADRAKTEAAICELLVGLNYICRYEHQQNALLNCASSFDFRGDMDWRSQH from the coding sequence ATGGTGGCTGAGCCTTGGCTAATGAAGATGAGGAGCAATGTTAGTGCAAATGTCAAGCAAGCCCTTTTACTTGAAGCTCCAAAAAAAGGTAATAAAAGGCAAGAACCTAAGCAAATTATTGGAATTCTTTCTTTTGAAGTTGCTAATGTGATGTCCAAAACTGTTATTTTGCACAAGTCTCTTGTTGATAATGAAATAGTAAAGCTTAAAGGTGAGATTTTTAATTCTGATGGCATCAAGGCCTTGATATCAAATGATGAGGTTTATCTTTTTGAGCTTGCCTTGGCTGAAAAGGTTGATGAATTAAACCGAGTGGCTGAGGTGGTTTCGAGATTGGGGAGAAAATGTTCTATTCCTGCGTTGCAAGGGTTTGAGCATGTGTATGGGGATATTGTTGGGGGAGTGATTGAAGTAAGAGAAATGGGATTTTTGGTTAAGGATATGGAGGGAATGATCAAGAAAATGGAAAAGTATGTGAATTCAACTGCAAAATTGTATGGGGAGATGGAGGTTTTGGGTGAGTTGGAACAATCAATAAAGAAGTTTCAGCGGGTTCAGTATGAAGAAAGTCGAAGGGCTTTTGAACAAAAATTGGTGTGTCGAAAGGAAGATGTGAGACATCTCAAGGAAATTTCACTTTGGAATCAGACTTATGATAAAGTAGTGGATTTGTTAGCAAGAACTGTGTGCACACTATATGTGCGAATTTGTCATGTCTTTGGCAGACCTGTTATGAAGGGAGAATTTGCTGGTAGTTCTATTTCAGGGGCACGATTCCATTTGAATGGCTCTGCTCATGTAAAGGAAGAATGTGGGATGAAACCAGGTCAAGTTGATGTATTACTTGGGAATTCTGTTTCAGTTAGTAGAGCGCTCAGCAAGACTTATAGTTATAATCACTCAGGCTTGATGGAGAAAGGTTTGGCAGATAGAAGAGAGTTGAATTTCAGACCTGAAGTTGCATCCCAGCGTGGTGATGTGTCACTATTTCGTGCTCCAAGTCATTTTGCATGTGGTTTTGGTCCAGGAAGGCTTCTCTTGGAGTGCCTCAGTGTGAGTAGTTCTGCATCAAAAGTcgatgacaatgatgatgattcTGTTGGATATGATGATAGAATGAGTCAAGTTTCAGGTTGTTGTAGCATTTCTAGTGGAGTGAAGAAAGGTAACTCGAATCAATCAGATTGCTTCAGTCAATCTTTGCAAAGTAGTATGACAAACAATCCAAAATCTGGTCCCAAGAATAGGTTAATGACTTACGCTCCCCAAAGCACGGTTGGAGGATCGGCACTGGCCTTGCATTACGCAAATGTGGTAATTATCATAGAGAAGCTACTTCGATATCCTCATTTGGTTGGTGTCGAAGCTAGAGACGATTTATACTCTATGTTACCAGCAAGCTTAAAATTGTCCTTGAAGATTAGTATTAAGTCTTACATCAAAGATCTGGCAATTTTTGATGCTCCCCTTGCTCATGGTTGGAAAGAGAGGCTTGATCAAATACTCAAGTGGCTTGCTCCTATGGCACATAATATGATAAGGTGGCAAAGTGAGCGTAATTTTGAGCAGCAGCAGCAAATCGTTACACTAACCAATGTTCTTCTGCTCCAGACACTGTATTTTGCAGATAGAGCGAAGACAGAGGCGGCTATTTGTGAGCTTCTAGTTGGTTTGAATTATATATGTCGCTATGAGCATCAGCAAAATGCTTTATTGAATTGTGCAAGTAGTTTTGATTTCAGAGGTGACATGGACTGGCGGTCGCAACACTGA
- the LOC108200345 gene encoding uncharacterized protein LOC108200345 has product MAFLSFFGRVLFVSVFILSAWQEFQDFGEDGGAAAKSLSPKFHTASKHFTTRTGLKVPDFEIKIAVAAVIAFKGVGGLLFIFGSTIGATLLLVQQAFVTPILYDFYNYDLDKAEFAQLFVKFTQNLALFGALLFFIGMKNSLPRRTIKKKVATKSKTN; this is encoded by the exons ATGGCGTTCCTGTCTTTCTTTGGCAGAGTTCTCTTCGTTTCTGTCTTCATTCTCTCCGCTTGGCAAGA GTTTCAAGACTTTGGTGAAGATGGGGGAGCAGCTGCAAAGTCCCTTTCCCCAAAATTCCATACTGCCTCAAAGCATTTCACCACCCGTACGGGGCTGAAAGTGCCAGATTTTGAA ATCAAAATAGCAGTTGCTGCAGTGATTGCCTTCAAGGGTGTTGGAGGGCTTCTATTTATCTTTGGCAGTACTATTGGGGCAACTCTTTTG CTTGTGCAACAGGCATTTGTGACACCAATCTTATATGACTTCTATAACTACGATCTTGACAAAGCAGAATTTGCTCAACTTTTCGTGAAGTTCACTCAG AATTTAGCTCTTTTTGGGGCACTTCTGTTTTTCATCGGAATGAAGAATTCATTGCCCAGGAGGACAATCAAGAAAAAGGTGGCCACGAAAAGCAAGactaattaa
- the LOC108201652 gene encoding xyloglucan galactosyltransferase KATAMARI1 homolog yields the protein MEIYTLTTKFCNKPVWFLFLSLCGLAFFTHHSFFLLYNQPFDTNMAKGFDTEHFDQCVGRYIYVHDLPSKFNVDFLKNCSARFRWSEQCDFLSNFGLGLETTDSGDILQNRSWYATYQFVLEIIFHSRMKMYKCLTNESALASAIFVPFYPGLDLLRYLRDDPDFKRDSNSIELVKWLTSKKEWKRMQGQDHFFVSGRTTWDFHRLGDNQSGWGNVLLELSETKNMTILVPESKRWSKNEYAIPYPTYFHPSRDSEVFQWQSKVKKAKRPYLYAFVGASRPKSEQSIRSMIIDQCLVSGEYCNFYNCRVKNCKNPVNVISMLQRSKFCLQPSGDTATRRSTFDSILAGCIPVFFNPKSAYIQYKWHLPQNYSRYSVYIPEEKVRQEPESIERILKGISRSQVRSMREEVIGLIPRIIYADPRSSLDTLEDAFDIAVRGVLERVDRIRKK from the coding sequence ATGGAGATTTATACACTGACAACAAAATTCTGCAACAAACCGGTCTGGTTCCTGTTCCTCAGCCTCTGTGGTCTAGCATTTTTCACTCATCACTCGTTTTTTTTACTCTATAATCAGCCTTTCGACACGAATATGGCCAAAGGATTCGACACTGAACACTTTGATCAGTGCGTTGGTCGGTACATTTATGTTCATGATCTTCCTAGTAAATTCAatgttgattttttaaaaaattgttcgGCACGTTTTAGGTGGTCTGAGCAGTGTGATTTCTTATCGAATTTCGGTCTAGGCCTGGAAACTACGGACTCTGGTGACATTCTGCAGAACAGAAGCTGGTATGCCACGTATCAATTCGTGTTAGAAATCATTTTTCATAGCAGAATGAAAATGTACAAGTGCTTGACAAATGAGTCTGCATTGGCATCCGCGATTTTTGTGCCATTTTATCCTGGTCTCGACCTGCTTCGATACCTGAGGGATGATCCAGATTTTAAGAGAGATTCCAATTCTATTGAATTGGTGAAATGGCTAACGTCGAAAAAAGAATGGAAAAGGATGCAGGGCCAAGATCATTTCTTTGTTTCAGGGCGGACTACGTGGGATTTTCATAGACTTGGGGATAATCAGTCAGGTTGGGGGAATGTTTTGTTAGAGTTGTCTGAAACTAAGAACATGACAATTCTTGTGCCCGAGTCCAAGCGATGGAGCAAGAATGAGTATGCAATACCATATCCTACTTACTTCCATCCTAGCCGCGACTCTGAGGTATTCCAATGGCAAAGCAAGGTGAAGAAGGCTAAAAGGCCATACTTGTACGCGTTTGTGGGTGCTTCACGCCCAAAGTCTGAACAATCTATTCGGAGTATGATCATAGACCAGTGTTTAGTTTCAGGGGAGTACTGCAATTTTTACAATTGCAGAGTCAAAAACTGCAAAAATCCAGTTAATGTCATTAGTATGCTTCAGAGGTCCAAGTTCTGTTTGCAGCCTTCTGGTGACACGGCTACTAGGAGATCAACATTTGACTCAATTTTAGCAGGGTGCATTCCCGTGTTCTTCAATCCAAAGTCGGCTTACATACAGTACAAATGGCATTTACCGCAGAATTATTCAAGGTACTCGGTGTATATACCTGAGGAGAAAGTCAGACAGGAGCCAGAAAGTATTGAGAGGATTCTGAAAGGCATATCAAGAAGCCAGGTGAGGAGCATGAGGGAAGAGGTCATAGGCTTGATTCCGCGCATAATTTATGCAGATCCTCGGTCTAGTTTAGACACCCTTGAAGATGCATTTGATATAGCAGTGAGAGGAGTTCTTGAGAGAGTGGACAGAATAAGAAAGAAATAA